atttatttattatttagatttgtatgccgcccctctctgcgaactcggggcggcttgcaagCAAGCCAGTTCCTATGTCATAATGTTGGTCTAGCATGCTGTGTGAACATAGGCACCAAGTTTCTAAACTGCGGCTCAACGCAATGTATAAACCGAGTCTTAAGAATTTGAGAAACTATCTGCATCCCATTAGCACACCTGATTTTCTTTCTAAGCAAAGAGCTGCTTGCAAAGTTCTCATGAAAAAATGAGGATCTGCCACTGAAAGTTCAGGTTTTTGGCAAATTTAACCCAATGCATTTAGGAATGGGAATATGAGGATATGAAACGGATGTAAAGCTTAAAGATTGAACTTTTACCTGGTTAGCATGTTTAAAACAATTGAAGcaatatagcaaaaaaaaaattttttttcatttttcacggTCATAGTAATTTCTGGAAATATAGTGTGCGGAAAATACCCATAGTATATTGCAAGATGGAAGAATTAGATCCAGCTTTTAGAAGAATAATTTCAGCTCTTACCTATTTACTAGATAATATTTACAAACAGAGAAGAATTCCCATGATTCGTGAAAAATATTCCAGGAAATCTTTcctaaaggagaaagaaagaaatcatggGTTAAACTGTGCAAAAATTACTTTCGAATGTTCAGCAAATAGCCCTACAATTTCTGTCTTTGAGATTGTGGTACAACATAACACAACTATGGAAGTAGTAATATGGGCATAATTTAAGCCAGAGATAGATACCTTTGAAATTTTGAGAGCATATGAacataacataagaagagccataagATAAGAagagcaaaaacctcagaagagaaggatttaggggtagtgatttctgacagtctcaaaatggcagtagggaaagcaagtagaatggctacatagctagaggtataacaagcaggaagagggagattgtgatcccactgtatagagcactagtaagaccacatttggaatactgtgttcagttctggagacctcacctacaaaaagatattgacaaaattgaacgggtccaaagacgggctataatgatggtggaaggtcttaagcataaaacttatcaggaaagacttaatgaactcaatctgtatagtctggaggacagaagggaaaggggggacatgatcaaaacatttaaatatgttaaagggttaaataaggttcaggagggaagtgtttttaatattaaagtgaacaaaagaacaggggggcacaatctgaggttaattggaaagatcagaagcaacgtgagaaaatatattactgaaggagtagtagatgcttggaacaaacttctagcagatgtggttgttaaatccacagtaactgaattaaaacatgccagggataaacatatatccatcctaagataaaaaacaggaaacggtataagggcagactagatggaccctgaggtctttttctgccgtcagtcttctatgcttctaagaccatcgagtccagcattctgtgtcacacggtggcccaccaattgtgcatggggatcttgagcagaaagagaaggcaaaaccctccctttaccTTGACCCCTTACAAATGGTACCCAAgtaaatcctgcctgcctcaaccaacatagaggcagcatttggacacccgtttcaataaccaccgatacacttggcattcgTGAATCTGTCTaagcctgccttgaagctatccaggctgacagctgtcacaatctcttctggaagtgaattccataaaccaacgaccctctgggtgaagaaatacaaTGCCCTTCTCTCCTCTCATTAAAAAATCAATGTATCACACATGAATTCTCATTCTTAGTCATATTGCAAAATTCTGCCCTTCTAAAAGCTAAGCATGAGACAAACTCTTGATAAGTATAGCTCTCGTTATATAGTGggtaataaatatgtgaaagttACCATTGTGTATTTGCCACGAGGCAACATAGTATTCTTCTAACATTCCATCAGGTTGTTCAGAAGGAATTAAGTTGTAATCAAATCTTGAACCGTCTGTCCACACAAAGGTTCCCTCCTGAGGAAATTTCACAAGAGTTTGTTAAAATAAGTGTACTGGAATAAAGGATTACCATGTTCTTCAAACAGCACAAACATGCAGGGGAGGGAACGTAGgcgggtagcgaaaatggagctccaccccagagcatccaatttgcactgaaagatgttggaagaaaatgcagggcgtcctgcataagccacgcccacagtgtggtagtaaatattttggtagcccttcactgcagacaTGATTTATGTTTTGTGCAGGGCCAACTTTCTTTAATCTTGTACCCTTGAAATGTGCTGGACATcagttccaggggtgggttcctaccctTACAGTCCAGGGTGGGTGCTCTGGTAGTGGCCTTTCGACACATTTGTGGCTCAATGGCTCCGGTGTTACCCATGCCAATCTATGCGTGCTGccatattgtttttgtaattttttgtgatttttcagctctctgagcatgcgcggaagtgagATTGCCCCACTGAGCATGCTCGGAAGTGAAAtcgtccctctgagcatgcgcggaagtgaaatcatcccactgagcatgcgcggaagtgaaatcgtcccactgagcatgcgcagaagtgaaatcgtcccactgagcatgcacggaagtgaaatcgtcccactgagcatgcacggaagtgaaatcatcccactgagcatgcgcggaagtgaaattgtcccactgagcatgcgcggaagtgaaGTCGTCccactgagcatgcgcagaagtgaaatcatcccactgagcatgcgcggaagtgagATTGCCCCACTGAGCATGCTCGGAAGTGAAAtcgtccctctgagcatgcgcggaagtgaaatcatcccactgagcatgcgcggaagtgaaatcatcccactgagcatgcgcggaagtgaaatcgtcccactgagcatgcgcggaagtgaaatcgtcccactgagcatgcgcggaagtgaaatcatcccactgagcatgcgcggaagtgaaattgtcccactgagcatgcgcggaagtgaaatcGTCCcattgagcatgcgcagaagtgaaactGTCccactgagcatgcgcggaagtgaaatTGTCCCACTGAGCATGCTCGGAAGTGAAATCATCCCACTGAGCATGCTCGGAAGTGAAATTGTCccactgagcatgtgcggaagtgaaaTCGTCccactgagcatgcatggaagtgaaatCGCGCAAGGGGATGCATGAAACATTGCGATGCGCACTGGGTAGGAAAAGGTAaagggaacccacccctgattcagTTCCCATAATCAGATTGGCCATTGGTTGAAGACAATGCATGGGAAAAGTCAGTTGGGAGAGGGATGTGCAAAGATAATCAGTTTTCCATATTAAGAGTTGTCTATCCTGAGGCAGGACTAAAGAGAGTGGGGGGATAAAGTTGGTGCCTTGTCCAGATCAGTTATTAAGCATTAGTACTGTCCTTATTTAAGATACAGAAATATTACCTTGAAGGCATCATGTGCACCAATCCAGTAGGACTGTTCTCGGATGTAGTCCACTGGTTTGTCcatcaaatgaaaaatgaaatcatTTTCTTCCACGCTATGGATGGAGGCCAAGTGGGAGTTCGGAGTTGATCTCTGACAGGATATCTAAAAAGAATTCACAGTGAAGCATATGCACTTTTCCTCTATGCCACAATATCAGTTATACGAGAACCTTATGCAAACGTCCTCATCAAATACTTCACTCCAGCTTTTCAAATCAATGTAATTACATATGTTTTTGAAGTACTTGAACTGAGCTTTTCAGAGGTTCGTGTACCACTAGAACACTCAAAAACTGTGTTACAAGGTCAAGATAACTGCTTGAAACCAGATGCAGAGATTCAATCAAACATTTGAAGATACTACAGAAGCCtgccttttatttttactttttttctttagtGAAAACCCCTTCTTCATTCATAAAGCGGGACAGGTTGAAAAAACATCTTTCAATAAAGCTACCATATCCAGACTGCAAAATCTGAAGGATAGAAAGAGctacaaaaaatcttaaactctttGCTACTGAGTTCTGCAGGCAGGTCtaattttaattattgtttttgaTACAAAAGCAAATTATTCAGTAGATCCATTTAGCAGATTATTTAGAATCCTAAATGCCATTGCCATGCTTTCattgactagaacagtgatggtgaaccttattTTCCTTGGGAGCCGAAAGCGTGTGCAtatatgctattgtgcatgtgtgagtgcccacacccataattcaatgcgtggggatggtgaaaatagcCTCCATCGCCCCCCCCGTAGGCCCTCTGGAGAtctgaaacaggccatttcctagcctctggtgggcctggtaggctctttttttttgccctcctcagcctccataggcttctctggagcctggggatgacaaaaatgccctcccccatccccccagagactctctggaagccaaaaatgcctcccaGGGCCTCCGGGTgaaccaaaaaccagctggccagaacgcacatgcacgttggaactgagctagggtaacagcttgcatgccagcagatatggctctgtgtgccacctgttgcatccgtgccataggttcgccatcactgtactagaacaAGCAGGAGCTGCTACCAAATGCAATAGGCAGACTTGTTGGCTTAATATATCTTGAAGCAAATATCATTTCCTATCATATCAAGGAAAAAAGAGGAGGTTGCTATAAGCTCACTAAATCTAAAGTGTTGTACaggacagaggtctccaaccttggcaacttcaagacttgtggacttcaactcccagagtttctcaGCTGCCTATAGGGTGCCACTATTTATTCCCAGAAGCAATATAGCTAGCATAAGACTAGACTCTAGGAAGAGGACAATGATCTCAAAGAAAACGCAACATGCAAATATATTGACTTGTACATATCTAGGTAAAGCTAACCACACTGTGGCACTATGGCACTTTGCATCTTTGAGAAGATGGGAACATAGATGGTAGATTACCTAATTTGCATTACTGTAGGAAAAGCATTTAACTATTGTTGGCAAGATACCTGAAGAGAGTTAGACGCATGTCTGTGGGTTTTGGCAGTTGTCATGGTCAAAATCTAGCTCACTTAAAGAAACTAAATCATTTGGAGGACACAAAACAATTTTATTAACATGCCTAAAAATAATATACCATAGTGCATAcgtgcactaagacaaattccttgtgtgtccaatcatacttggccaataaaattctgttctatataCTGGAACCCCAGTAAAGCTTTGATACTTGGCTAAGCAGCTGGGAGCAAAGGTCAAATCAAAGCTTATAGACTTTTGGCCCACTATATTGCAAGGCATGTTGTACTCCAAAAGACAGTGTTGTTGTGAACTACCCAGAGTTGCTTAAAAAGGGaaggcagataatttttttaatcaaaggcaaaacaaggaaaaaaggaagtACTATGGAAATTACTGTGTgaaactggatttttaaaaaaccatctgggtgacattattattattgtatttctcCCTAAGTATTCCCTCAGCATACTAGCTCTGAGACAAGATAAATGactactaattaattaattacgcgGAGCTacataaacattttaattaattaatcaatcaatcaatcaatcaatcaatcaattaattaattaattaaaatgtttatgtAGCCACTTACCTTCTAACCAACTTTGCATAACTCCCAATGAAAAGTTAAAACAGTGCAtaaaatcatattaaaaccagtggTGAGTTGCTGCTTGTTCAGACCGGTTCACCCGAAATAATGGCGGAAATTTCTCCCCGCTTGCCAAACTGGTAATGATGGCTGGCAGTTCACGCCCCCAAACCAGtttggcaaagaaccctctgcgcatgtgcaaaggctcctgtgcatgcgcagagggtcatttccccgACATGGCACAAAACACGCACTTCCCTCAcaatgcaaaccagtagggaaggtaagtggaacgcACACCTGATTATAGCTATACAACTAAATGTATTAAAACATTAAATTTGGTTTTCTGGGCCACAAGAAACTCCTGACTGAGTCGTCCCCTTATTGTCACTCAGGTTGATTTCAGCTGGCTGTGAATGTCCTCTtacaattatttacaataagCAATTCATATGTAGGAGTGTGTGTGCAGCGGTGGGGGTGGGAATCTCCCATAGATGTTCTTGCCCCCAGTATCAGCTTTGCCCCCACATCCCCATCACTTACCTCAGCTTCAGTCCAGGTATTTGGCTGCTTCACAGCCTTGTAGCAGGCAGACTTATACTGCACCCAGCCACTTGCACACGAACCCTGGGCACAAAGACAGGTCTGGGCAGAGACATCTGATCCAAAGAGAAGTAAAAACAAGGATTTGGTCACTACATACTTCAGCTCCTTCTATTTATCCCCACTTATATAATCCAAGTGGAATCAATCTACCAGTAATatggggaagaggaggaatgTGAAGTGTCTGTTACAGAAATTGTGTATTTCTATGCTCTTTTATTCTGTTATGTCCTACTCAGTGTTACTCCCAGGGAGCCTTATGACATCATTTAAACAACCCAGTTTATTCTTTCTTAGAAATCCTCCATGGAAttaatcagtgatggcgaacctatggcatatgtgccactggtggcacgtggagccatatctgttggcacgtgagctattgccctagtttagctccaacatgcacttgtgtgccagccagctgatttttggttcacacaaagCCCCCAGGAGgttgagggagggcattttaccctctcccggctctatggaagccagtggagcctggggagggtgaaacaccagcctactgggcccaccagaagttgggagacaggcttttccggcctccagagaacctccagaggGCAGGCGAAGcttctttttgccctccccaggcattgaattatgggtgtgggcactcgtacatgTGAAATAGCAcgctcttttggtacccaaggaaaaaaaggttcaccatcactggaataaATTATATCCAACCAACCAAGAATTGCTGTTTAATCCTGCAGCCTTTATCTATAAAAGAGTCAGAGTAACCCCATCCAGTTCTCGATGTACAGCAGAtcatttagtggctgttcaaagttacaacggtacagaaaaaagtgacttatgaccatttttcacacacaaATGTGTAGCAtccccataatcatgtgatcaaaactcaaatgcttggcaactggttcacactTACGACCCAAGGTCATGCCATCAATACCTGTACACATGTATACCCTATAGACTTTGGGGTTTTGTAATAATTAAAAGGAGGCATTGATACAGTCCAGGAGATACTACAAACTCTTAAAGACTGCAACCCCAGGCATTCTTCCTCCGAAGTCACACCAGTGCCTGAACCTTGTGGTCCATACCTGTGGATAGGAATGCATAAAAATAAACTGCAACATAGATATCagctccctttctacttcctatTTTTATCCTTTGTTGCTTCTATTTTTCCCTTGCAGTCTGCCAAATGCTACTACTGCTGGTATCGCTACTATTATTACTAATATGGCTACCTGTCAGTTAACAGAAGTTCCCATATTCtcacttttctcttttctcctttgaAGTAGGTATGAACTCACCATGCATGGAAGTGATGCCCAGAAAGGTGCAGATAAATAACCAGGACCACATTCTCATTGAGCAGAATCAGCCCAAGCGGTCAGTCAGCAGATGAACAGGAGAGTGGCTGAAGAGCTGAAGTTTCCCCTTATATTTATGGGAGAGGAACAGTATGTAAATAATAACATTTCACAACTAATTTGCAAAAATTGCGAAACATGGGCAAGTGTACCCATGTTGCTTACAAGTGTATCTTACTTGAAAATCTTCTTCCTTGTCTGGAAAAGTTATCTGAGCACACAATACTTCCCATCAAGTCAAAAATTCAAAACATTCCTCTCTAAAGTTGAAGAccaacaaaaaaaagagaaaaaaattaaaaattaacttctgaTATTCTTCACAGCAGTTGTCAGTAGAATTATAATTTGGTTTCTCTCTCTAGAGTTGCATCATAATGCTCTTCTTTCTATAATCCACCCTAGCTAATCATCAAAGACATATTATCAGAagttcctttctttatttttacccACAAAATCCATAGGAGGTTTTCATTCACcaataaatagcaatagtacttagacatgctgtatttttcagagtataagatgcaccttttccctcccttaaAGAGGCTGACattttgggtgcattttatactccaaatgtagctttttcaaagttttcccccccagccctaactaggcgctaatgatcttcctgctTCCTATCCCTCcgaagaaggggttttttttccagccctaagtctttgccggATGTTTTCgatcctactccctctgaaaaaggcttttttagccctaacacggtgctaatgatcttcctgggtTGCAGCATTCTTTTTTATTCCTACTtcctttcctgccctaagtctttgcaggcttgttttcattccttctccctctgaaaaaggctttttcagccctacccaggggataaaataatgtcctgaagctgaacagactaaggacactagccagatgaatacctggtaggtagatttccccccctattttcctcctccaaaacttatattctgaaaaacacagtatatacctcttcatagggctttacagcactctctaagcagtttacagagtcagcatattgcccccaacaatctggatcctcattttacccaccttggtaggatgaaaggctgagtcaaccttgagtctgatgagatttgatctgccaatctatcaacagaagtagcctgcagtatggcactctaaccactgcgccaccacagctcggTAAAGATAAAAGGTAATGGTATCAACAAAGTTAATCTATACATCACAACAAGATCTGTCATTTCACCATTTCTCTATAGTGGCTTGTgttgaatatttttatttctctgcaTATAATGCTGTAGTAATCACATCCTGAAAAAATCTTCCATGACTTTTTTCTCACTGTTCATCGATTAGTCCTAAAAGGAAAGGTTTTGGTTTCAATTAAATATGTATTCATATTTCAGTCCATTGTTTTTAGCTTTTTGACATGTCTGCTAAGCATAATAAAATGTCCCTTCATGTTGTTCACATTTACAACTTACATTTGAAGTGCTTTGATACTTTCTAGAGAATTTCTCATAGGCCATACCATATGAGCAATTGGCATCATATACTAACATCATCACATCATTTTATCAAAACTCTTTTTCAGATCTTAATACAATATAAATCTCAACtcttttcaaccactttttcccATTGGTTCATCTAtactattgtggttggctctggcccagctcctgccccggggaatggggaggtggatgcaggagaaaattcaacatgtcacaggcctgtgttatagCCGACAGTATCAGTTcaaagtttagtttcctcggacgatgaagaaggtgggagtgactcggcagaggagggcttggcacacagcccaggcagtcaatctcccttatcttccgttggtGAGAGTTGATGACTGCCATCAAATCCTATTGActtaaaatttatattatattaagcaCCATTTTAACTTCATGTTGCCATTTTTTTAGCTGTCCAATGTGGTGGTGTTTCTCCAGACCTAGTGGCTTTACCTTTGTGAGTTGTTCACCACCTAGCTCCTGCAACACCTCAGGCCTTACTTGGTGCTGTGATGTTTCTCAATTTAATACAAAATCAAGTATACGGGCATAGCATAAAATTCCATCAACTACTTCCTTCGCGTTTTTCAGTGTTCCTGGTTTGCTGAGTAGACATGAAACAAAGTTGGgtttcccctttccccccccttctgaatcatcaaaaattcttttctctatcgcacaatactaggatgaaggggcactccctaaagctcataggtaagaaaggacaaataaagggaaatatttcttcacccagagggtcattggtttatggaattcacttccagaagaggttgtgacagctgtcagcctggatagcttcaaggcaggattagacagattcctggatgccaagtgtatctgtgattattgaaacagatgtccaggtgctgcctctatgttggttaaggTTGGCAGGGTTCCTTTGGGTACTAtttgtcaagggaaagggaaagggagggttttgccttctctttctgctcaagatccccatggacaattggtgtgtgacacagaatgttggactcgatgggctttggcaggggaatcccagcatcgcaaaaatgagcgcttcgctgtcaacggaagtccagaggtggggtttcccagtgaagggagcatcattgaaatcgcagcatcgcaaaaacacagaagtctggaggtggggtttcccatggaggggagccttaggggaatcccagcagcgcaaaaattggtgcttcgctgtcaacggaagtcaggaggtggggcatcccagtggcggcagtgggtttgtaaggtgaaaataatttgtaagaagaggcaaaaaaatcttaaaccccgggtttgtatctcgaaaagtttgtatgttgaggcgtttgtaagatgaggtatcactgtatatcaatctATCACATTATTAAATTACATTGATctcaaatttataattttataagattacttttttattattatttctagccAATTATAGAATTTTTCCCacacaataattttttttctcttgacgATTCTGTAATTCTAAAGTAAGTCTTGTCATTTTGGCGCAATGcatcattttattaattatattctCTGTTGGGGGATTTCCATCCTTCTAGGTCTGTGCAAAAGTTAATCCAGCAGCAGTTAAAATGTGTATAATAAAATATTGGTTTACCTTAGTATGTTGCCCTCTAACAATCCCTAGTAAATATGTCCCTAGTCTTAATTCTATTTCACAGTTTGTCATTTCTTTTATCCAGGTCCTAATCGTATTCCAATATCTTCTTGCCACTGAGCAAGACCAACATAAATTATAACATGTATGATAAGTATCTTTTTGAATAATGCTGCGGCAGCATTCAATATCTTTCTTCACTTATTCTTGGTGGTTACTGTGGTAGGAAGTATACCATATAGACCCTGGTGTCACTTCATTCCAACAGTAGCTTTCTCAATGAGTTCTGCCTCCCAAATgctgatttatttgttttatttgcatGTTATTGGTACATTtgtggacacacatacaactccACAATACACCAACATCTTCATGAGAtctaaaagaaggctgaaaacatTTCTCTTGCCTGCCTTagcaattcttttttttattttttatttttaaattttctctacATTCAACATACAACTATATCCAACTTTCTTCAATGCACTTCCCTACTTCTATCTTAGGCGACCATTCCGCTtctactacctactttcttactacttctccctccttctactactaaccttcccttctccttcctccttctttctactCTCTCTCTActatcttccctttctctccttccttactACTTTCCATCcaccctctaaatccttccctaagtGGATATTTCTATTATCATACATAACAGATTAAAATGTTGCTCTGGCTCTTACCCCTCATACTCGTTCTTCTTTtttcaaaatctattattattattattattattattattattattattattattattatttattagatttgtatgctgctcctctccgaagacttgtagcggctaataacaataaaacacagtacaaatccagttataaaaaacagtttaaaaacccttaatataaaacagtcagaCATCCCAAACATACAATGCATTAAacggaatggcccaggggaatcagttcccccatgcctgatggcagagctgagttttaaggagtttgcgaaaggcaaggagggtgggggcaatcctaatctccggggggagttggttccagagggtcagggccaccacagagaaggctctttccctgggtcccaccagctgacattgtttagtcgacgggacccggagaaggccaattctgtgggacctaactggtcactgggaattgtgcggcagaaggcggactcggagatacaatggacaacctctttacaacttgagccgccccgagtcttcggagaggggcggcatacaaatctaaataataaataaataaataaataaacccaactatcagcaatacGCAACAAGCACAGCAgaataataatgggggactttaactacccagacattaactggaaaataaATTCAGCaacaagtggaaagtctgacagttttctcaccagcctcgccgataactttctaactcaaaaagtggaaacaggaaccagagggactgcaatactagacctaattttaacaaacagggaagaaatgatagagggaatagaaggagaagggacgctaggtgagagtgaccatatcatcctaaaattcaacattttgcaatcactaactacaacacccaactcaattacagtcccagacttcagaaaagcggactttaacaagctctgagcaaacctgagaataaagaataaaccctggaaggaaccctggaaggaacttctaaagagtaaatccacacagga
This genomic window from Erythrolamprus reginae isolate rEryReg1 chromosome 1, rEryReg1.hap1, whole genome shotgun sequence contains:
- the LOC139153319 gene encoding snaclec coagulation factor X-activating enzyme light chain 1-like isoform X3, producing MRMWSWLFICTFLGITSMHDVSAQTCLCAQGSCASGWVQYKSACYKAVKQPNTWTEAEISCQRSTPNSHLASIHSVEENDFIFHLMDKPVDYIREQSYWIGAHDAFKEGTFVWTDGSRFDYNLIPSEQPDGMLEEYYVASWQIHNGKISWNIFHESWEFFSVCKYYLVNRGCSSCERK